From Nguyenibacter vanlangensis, one genomic window encodes:
- a CDS encoding carbonic anhydrase, giving the protein MTDTDARTTLISLLHGVEKFNREVFPQNRELFAELAGQQSPSTLFIACADSRVNPSMITQTQPGDLFVLRNIGNIVPAYGEMLGGVSSAIEYAVLALGVSHIIVCGHSDCGAMKALLDPDPTKLAKMPTVASWLRNAEAARAVAGALQATDAGPQSVRSLAEQNVLLQIAHLRTHPAVAAALARNELILQGWFYDIASGEVVVLDEATRSSIHVDEAIARLLGAGQAAAPATA; this is encoded by the coding sequence ATGACCGATACGGATGCAAGGACCACCCTGATCTCGCTGCTGCATGGCGTCGAGAAATTCAACCGGGAGGTCTTCCCCCAGAATCGCGAACTGTTCGCCGAACTGGCCGGCCAGCAATCGCCCAGCACGCTGTTCATCGCCTGCGCCGACAGCCGGGTGAACCCCAGCATGATCACCCAGACGCAGCCCGGCGACCTGTTCGTGCTGCGCAATATCGGCAACATCGTCCCGGCCTATGGCGAGATGCTGGGCGGCGTGTCCTCGGCGATCGAATATGCGGTGCTGGCGCTGGGCGTGTCGCACATCATCGTGTGCGGCCATTCCGATTGCGGCGCGATGAAGGCGCTGCTGGACCCCGACCCGACCAAGCTGGCCAAGATGCCGACCGTCGCGTCGTGGCTGCGCAATGCCGAGGCCGCGCGCGCGGTGGCCGGCGCGCTGCAGGCCACCGATGCCGGTCCCCAGTCGGTGCGCAGCCTGGCCGAGCAGAACGTGCTGCTGCAGATCGCGCACCTGCGCACCCATCCCGCCGTCGCCGCCGCGCTGGCGCGGAACGAACTGATCCTGCAGGGCTGGTTCTACGACATCGCCAGCGGCGAGGTCGTGGTGCTGGACGAGGCCACGCGCAGTTCGATCCATGTCGACGAGGCCATCGCCCGCCTGCTCGGGGCTGGCCAAGCCGCCGCCCCTGCGACCGCCTGA